A window of Mucilaginibacter paludis DSM 18603 contains these coding sequences:
- a CDS encoding Acg family FMN-binding oxidoreductase translates to MNRRKFLGITGGSIVTAGITYYALSDKSNFERADLKPDTAVKTQLTDDERQILFLASLAPSGHNTQPWLIKYIEPMHWIICNDKTKWLPAVDPTQRETMLSIGAFIQNIEYAASHLGYRCQFSLMANTNQDEKVMEVKLIKSGNLFRYDTKTIIQRRTVRSNMLTEALKTEDVRLLMANETDFIRFVPRTTKAYQYLNEQTIEANKIQSYRNAAQKELADWIRFSNKDAEQYRDGLTPGSMEIEGISGWVVRNFYGKPNVMGNSFRDQNIKQAEQQVASSAGWFLITSKDASVPSLIETGRRMQRLFLKVRDQNIAIHPMTQILEEPSIHQGLNASVGITDRVQFILRTGYIKDYPEPVSLRRPVDWLIRS, encoded by the coding sequence ATGAACAGAAGGAAATTTTTAGGTATAACAGGGGGATCGATTGTTACAGCTGGGATAACCTATTACGCCTTGAGCGATAAAAGCAATTTTGAGAGAGCTGATTTGAAGCCTGATACCGCAGTTAAAACTCAATTGACCGATGATGAACGGCAAATATTATTCCTTGCATCGCTGGCCCCCAGCGGGCATAATACGCAACCCTGGCTGATTAAATACATTGAACCTATGCACTGGATAATCTGTAACGATAAAACAAAATGGTTACCGGCTGTCGATCCGACTCAAAGGGAGACCATGCTATCCATTGGCGCATTTATTCAGAATATAGAATACGCCGCCAGTCACCTCGGCTACCGCTGCCAATTCAGTCTAATGGCTAATACTAACCAGGACGAAAAGGTAATGGAAGTAAAACTGATCAAGTCGGGAAACCTCTTCAGGTATGATACCAAAACTATCATACAACGCAGGACCGTAAGATCAAACATGCTGACCGAAGCATTGAAAACTGAAGATGTCAGGCTGCTAATGGCCAATGAAACTGATTTTATTCGCTTTGTACCCCGTACAACTAAAGCTTATCAATATCTGAACGAACAAACCATCGAAGCCAATAAGATCCAGTCTTACCGTAACGCAGCGCAAAAAGAACTTGCTGACTGGATCAGGTTTTCAAATAAGGATGCAGAGCAATACCGTGACGGTTTAACTCCGGGAAGTATGGAAATCGAGGGTATTTCCGGCTGGGTGGTGCGAAACTTTTATGGGAAACCGAACGTGATGGGTAACAGCTTCAGAGATCAGAATATCAAACAGGCAGAACAGCAGGTAGCATCTTCGGCCGGCTGGTTTTTAATCACAAGTAAGGATGCTTCTGTGCCGAGCCTCATCGAAACAGGGCGGCGGATGCAGCGGCTGTTCCTGAAAGTAAGAGATCAAAATATCGCTATACACCCCATGACCCAAATACTGGAGGAGCCGTCCATACATCAAGGCCTTAATGCCTCTGTCGGGATCACTGACCGGGTGCAGTTCATTTTAAGGACAGGTTATATAAAAGATTATCCCGAACCGGTTTCGTTAAGACGGCCGGTAGACTGGCTCATACGCTCCTGA
- a CDS encoding cation-translocating P-type ATPase has protein sequence MPLEKLTIQGLTAAQVTEARAKYGRNVLDYRKENGFIDAVKSLAKEPMVILLLVTSCIYFISGKTGDGIFLASAIVLVAGISLYQDSRSRNALEKLKEFSQPSCKVIRNGKVEEIKSEDLVIGDSLRIEEGTSITADGVIVQSNDFSVNESILTGESLAVYKDKTVIDNLIFHGTTVASGLAIATITAIGNQTRLGKIGKSLEAIVEEKTPLELQINNFVKKMVIAGVIVFLIVWGINYFHSANILDSLIKALTLAMSILPEEIPVAFTTFMALGAWRLMKMGIVVKQMKTVETLGSASVICTDKTGTITENKMSLARVYLLKQNQILKAESITGEPEKELIRIAMWASEPIPFDPMEIALHEAYSKSSKMDERLTYKMIHEYPLGGKPPMMTHLFENAEGERIIAAKGAPEALIKVSDLYDIEKDRITSAIKQLAAEGYRVLAVGQAIFNGNEFPATQQEFKFAFKGLVAFYDPPKKNISAVMQDFYKAGIAVKIITGDNAETTGAIARQIDFHGFHQCISGDALMQLSDKELGDKVETVNIFTRMFPDAKLRIINALKAKNEIVAMTGDGVNDGPALKAANIGIAMGKKGTEIAKQAASLILLEDDLSKMVDAIAMGRRIYTNLKKAIQYIISIHIPIVLTVFIPLALGWIYPNIFSPVHIIFLELIMGPTCSIIYENEPMEKNTMLQKPRPFSTTFFNWKELTTSIIQGLVVTIGTLATYQYAVSKGADEQLTRTMVFTCLIAANILLTLVNRSFFYSVLTTIRYKNNLVLLIISITLLISATLIYVRPLAIFFSFEPLKFEQLLISAGIGFLSVIWFELFKWRKRMTAKKIPANNTPS, from the coding sequence ATGCCTTTAGAAAAATTAACTATACAGGGACTAACCGCAGCACAGGTAACTGAAGCCAGGGCCAAATACGGGCGAAACGTTTTAGATTATAGAAAGGAAAACGGGTTTATTGATGCGGTAAAAAGCCTAGCAAAAGAGCCGATGGTAATTTTATTGCTGGTTACCTCGTGTATTTACTTCATCAGTGGAAAAACCGGCGACGGTATTTTTCTGGCTTCGGCAATTGTGCTGGTGGCTGGTATTTCCTTATACCAGGATTCTCGCAGCAGGAACGCACTCGAAAAATTAAAGGAATTTTCCCAGCCGTCCTGCAAGGTAATCAGGAATGGAAAAGTGGAAGAAATAAAAAGTGAAGACCTCGTAATTGGTGATAGCTTAAGGATAGAAGAAGGCACCTCTATTACCGCTGATGGTGTTATCGTTCAATCCAACGACTTTTCTGTTAACGAAAGTATTCTGACGGGTGAATCTTTAGCTGTTTACAAAGATAAAACTGTCATTGACAATTTAATTTTTCATGGAACCACGGTAGCAAGCGGCCTGGCCATAGCAACGATAACCGCCATTGGTAACCAAACCCGGCTTGGAAAAATCGGCAAAAGCCTGGAAGCTATTGTTGAGGAAAAGACACCACTGGAATTACAGATCAACAATTTTGTAAAAAAAATGGTGATTGCCGGTGTTATCGTATTCCTGATTGTGTGGGGCATCAACTATTTTCATTCCGCTAATATTTTAGATAGTTTGATCAAAGCACTTACCCTTGCGATGAGTATTCTGCCGGAAGAGATCCCGGTAGCCTTTACTACTTTCATGGCTTTGGGTGCGTGGCGACTGATGAAGATGGGCATTGTAGTAAAACAGATGAAAACTGTTGAAACGCTGGGCAGTGCATCTGTAATATGTACCGATAAAACCGGGACGATAACGGAGAATAAGATGAGCCTGGCGAGGGTTTATCTGCTGAAACAGAATCAGATTTTAAAAGCAGAAAGCATCACTGGCGAACCTGAAAAGGAATTGATCAGGATTGCGATGTGGGCCAGTGAACCCATACCTTTTGATCCGATGGAAATTGCCCTGCACGAGGCCTATTCAAAAAGCTCCAAAATGGATGAACGGCTTACTTATAAAATGATCCATGAATATCCGCTGGGCGGCAAACCGCCCATGATGACCCACCTGTTCGAGAATGCAGAGGGGGAGCGCATTATCGCAGCAAAAGGTGCACCCGAAGCGCTGATTAAAGTCAGTGATCTGTACGATATCGAGAAAGACCGTATAACTTCTGCAATTAAGCAACTCGCAGCGGAGGGATACCGTGTATTGGCTGTCGGGCAGGCCATTTTTAACGGTAATGAATTCCCAGCTACCCAGCAGGAATTCAAATTTGCATTTAAAGGGCTGGTTGCGTTTTACGATCCGCCAAAGAAAAATATCAGTGCAGTAATGCAGGATTTTTACAAAGCCGGTATCGCAGTAAAGATCATTACGGGCGATAACGCGGAGACTACCGGAGCTATCGCCCGTCAAATTGATTTCCACGGTTTTCATCAATGTATCAGCGGCGATGCGCTGATGCAATTGTCTGACAAAGAGCTCGGGGATAAGGTAGAAACCGTTAATATTTTCACCCGCATGTTCCCGGATGCCAAACTCAGGATCATCAATGCCTTAAAAGCTAAAAACGAGATCGTAGCCATGACCGGCGACGGTGTGAACGATGGCCCCGCACTAAAGGCTGCAAACATTGGCATAGCTATGGGCAAAAAGGGGACAGAAATTGCCAAACAGGCAGCGTCGCTGATCCTGCTGGAAGATGATCTCTCCAAAATGGTTGATGCCATAGCGATGGGCAGGCGCATTTATACTAACTTAAAAAAGGCGATCCAGTATATTATCTCCATCCATATCCCTATCGTATTAACTGTATTTATTCCTTTGGCCCTGGGCTGGATCTACCCCAATATATTTTCGCCGGTACATATCATTTTCCTGGAATTGATCATGGGGCCAACCTGTTCCATTATTTATGAGAATGAGCCGATGGAAAAGAATACCATGCTGCAAAAACCACGACCGTTCAGTACCACTTTTTTTAACTGGAAAGAATTAACCACCAGTATTATACAAGGTTTGGTGGTCACAATTGGCACGCTGGCAACCTACCAGTATGCCGTAAGTAAAGGGGCAGATGAACAGCTAACCCGTACCATGGTATTTACCTGCCTGATCGCCGCCAATATATTATTGACACTGGTGAACCGTTCCTTCTTTTATTCAGTGCTCACGACCATCAGATATAAAAATAACCTCGTTTTGCTAATCATCAGTATCACCTTGCTTATTTCAGCTACTTTAATTTATGTAAGACCGTTAGCAATTTTCTTCAGTTTCGAGCCATTAAAATTTGAACAGCTTTTAATCAGTGCGGGTATCGGCTTTTTGTCGGTAATATGGTTTGAACTTTTTAAATGGCGAAAACGAATGACAGCCAAAAAGATTCCTGCAAATAATACCCCATCATGA
- a CDS encoding universal stress protein: MIVMGGSTNSGLEHLFFGSDTMDVIDHANCPVLVIPPKASLKKLNKVTLATAFELADINAITYLVDLSEHIGFELEIVHISLSEKDEEPVKERIHNHVRALKQANVTYQQIRGKDVIKRLKRMCKDNGSDILALVHYQHGFFADIFRTSNTEQALSGNHLPIMVIPSL; encoded by the coding sequence ATGATCGTGATGGGAGGAAGTACAAACAGCGGCCTTGAACACTTATTTTTTGGCAGCGACACGATGGATGTTATCGATCATGCCAACTGCCCTGTCCTGGTTATACCTCCAAAAGCTTCATTAAAAAAATTAAATAAGGTTACGTTAGCTACCGCATTTGAACTGGCCGATATTAATGCCATCACGTACCTGGTGGATCTGTCTGAGCACATCGGTTTTGAACTGGAAATCGTTCACATATCATTATCGGAAAAGGACGAGGAACCCGTTAAGGAACGGATCCATAATCACGTCCGCGCTTTAAAACAAGCCAATGTCACCTATCAGCAGATCAGGGGAAAAGATGTGATCAAACGGTTAAAAAGAATGTGTAAAGACAACGGCTCAGATATCCTGGCCCTGGTACACTATCAGCACGGTTTTTTTGCCGATATCTTCAGGACGAGTAACACGGAACAGGCACTATCCGGAAATCATTTGCCGATAATGGTCATTCCGTCGCTATAA
- a CDS encoding AI-2E family transporter, with protein sequence MGTTIKDLPLTVKRSVELLGLFLLGALIVLGNTVIMPLLMAFFFSLMLMPIFRLFRKLKIPESIAIFLPILLLIISLALVIWLFTSQVSALLDDFPQIQRTVTRHLDSLSIWISNSFGYSPAEQLKFINEQSKKLFSSLGGMLSGAAGSLSGVIIFIGLLPIYIYLIILYRNLFLKFILMWFNANEHLNVEEGIRQTEKMVKSYLIGLLIQITYIIILLGGALWILGIQNALLIGIIFAFLNLIPYLGALIGNILGVLLTLASSDKISDVLIVLGAITFVQFLDNNILMPRIVGSQVKINALVSIVGIIIGGVMAGLSGMFLAMPIISILKIVFDRSGNYKQWGVLLGDERPAKSPMKV encoded by the coding sequence ATGGGCACCACTATTAAAGATTTGCCCTTAACAGTAAAACGGTCAGTTGAGTTGCTGGGACTCTTTTTGTTAGGGGCATTGATTGTTTTAGGGAATACAGTAATTATGCCGTTGCTAATGGCCTTTTTCTTCTCACTCATGCTGATGCCCATCTTTCGCTTGTTTCGAAAGCTGAAAATTCCGGAGAGTATCGCTATTTTTTTACCCATACTTTTATTAATTATTAGCTTGGCCCTTGTTATTTGGTTGTTTACCAGCCAGGTATCGGCTTTGCTGGATGATTTCCCCCAGATACAGCGAACAGTTACCAGGCATTTGGATAGTCTCAGCATCTGGATCAGTAATTCTTTTGGCTATTCTCCGGCAGAACAACTGAAATTCATTAATGAACAGAGCAAAAAGCTGTTCAGTTCGTTAGGCGGAATGCTGAGCGGCGCAGCAGGTTCCTTATCCGGCGTCATTATATTCATCGGGCTTCTACCTATTTATATTTACCTGATCATATTATACAGGAATTTATTTTTGAAATTTATTTTAATGTGGTTTAACGCTAATGAACACCTTAACGTTGAAGAAGGAATCAGGCAAACAGAAAAGATGGTAAAAAGCTACCTTATCGGGTTATTGATACAGATCACTTATATCATCATACTGCTCGGCGGAGCATTGTGGATATTAGGCATTCAGAATGCCTTGTTGATCGGTATTATATTCGCTTTTTTAAACCTGATCCCTTACCTGGGGGCATTAATCGGAAATATCTTAGGGGTATTATTAACGCTTGCGTCATCGGATAAGATCAGCGATGTACTTATCGTTTTAGGCGCTATTACATTCGTTCAGTTTTTGGACAACAATATTCTGATGCCGCGTATAGTAGGTTCACAAGTAAAAATTAATGCGCTGGTTTCCATAGTTGGGATCATCATTGGTGGGGTTATGGCTGGCTTATCGGGCATGTTTCTGGCGATGCCGATAATTTCCATTTTAAAAATAGTTTTTGACCGGTCCGGAAATTACAAACAATGGGGCGTGCTACTGGGAGATGAAAGGCCTGCCAAAAGCCCAATGAAGGTTTGA